One Epinephelus lanceolatus isolate andai-2023 chromosome 17, ASM4190304v1, whole genome shotgun sequence genomic window carries:
- the tlx1 gene encoding T-cell leukemia homeobox protein 1 isoform X2 yields MHTQPDALDNDWSSSRRSPDVKNPGERRVEQPLFLAPELGARAEAMDHIGILGAHLQQHTHVEPISFGIDQILSNVEQSCMLGARMHEPDYGHGAYNSVASSGMNGGGYTYGNSGYNSTSSSCGMASLGGAYHMNMGVNANGTNVSSAGVIRVPAHRPLSCGNSSVPPVSGNINNLTALTFPWMESNRRYTKDRFTGHPYQNRTPPKKKKPRTSFTRLQICELEKRFHRQKYLASAERAALAKALKMTDAQVKTWFQNRRTKWRRQTAEEREAERQQANRILMQLQQEAFQKTINQPVTPDPLCLQNSSLFALQNLQPWTENTAKISSVSACE; encoded by the exons atgcacacacagccagACGCACTAGATAACGACTGGAGCTCGAGCAGAAGAAGCCCAGACGTAAAGAATCCAGGGGAGCGGCGCGTGGAGCAACCTCTGTTCCTCGCGCCGGAGCTGGGGGCCCGCGCGGAGGCCATGGATCACATAGGGATTCTGGGTGCGCATCTGCAGCAGCACACGCACGTGGAGCCCATCAGCTTCGGCATCGATCAGATCCTCAGTAACGTGGAGCAGAGCTGCATGCTGGGCGCGCGGATGCACGAGCCGGACTACGGACACGGGGCCTACAACAGCGTCGCGAGCAGCGGCATGAACGGTGGCGGCTATACGTACGGTAACAGCGGATATAACAGCACCAGCAGCTCGTGTGGAATGGCTTCCCTCGGCGGGGCTTATCACATGAACATGGGCGTGAATGCCAATGGGACTAACGTGAGTTCCGCCGGGGTCATCCGTGTCCCCGCGCACCGGCCTCTGAGCTGCGGGAACTCCTCCGTGCCGCCGGTGAGCGGGAACATCAACAACCTGACCGCCCTGACGTTCCCCTGGATGGAGAGCAACCGACGCTACACCAAAGACAGGTTCACAG GTCATCCCTACCAGAACAGGACGCCTCCCAAGAAGAAGAAGCCTCGGACGTCCTTCACACGGCTGCAGATCTGTGAGCTGGAAAAGCGCTTCCACCGGCAGAAGTACCTGGCGTCTGCTGAGCGGGCCGCCCTCGCCAAAGCCCTGAAGATGACCGATGCTCAGGTCAAAACCTGGTTCCAAAACAGACGCACCAAATGGAG GCGGCAGACGGCGGAGGAGCGGGAGGCGGAGCGGCAGCAGGCCAACCGGATCCTCATGCAGCTGCAACAGGAGGCCTTCCAGAAAACCATCAACCAGCCGGTGACTCCGGACCCGTTATGCCTGCAGAACAGCTCTCTGTTCGCCCTGCAAAACCTACAGCCATGGACCGAGAACACCGCCAAGATCAGCAGCGTGTCGGCCTGCGAGTAG
- the sdhaf4 gene encoding succinate dehydrogenase assembly factor 4, mitochondrial yields MSLSLRLTFSASASRLLQSYSLNTGCSRAASGAVKDKEPLKKAKTPQGRFDSSEKSQDVLQKFPDDVNPVTKEKGGPRGPEPTRYGDWERKGRCVDF; encoded by the exons ATGTCTCTGAGTCTGCGGTTAACGTTTAGTGCTTCGGCCAGCAGACTGCTACAGTCCTACAGTTTAAATACAG GGTGTTCCCGGGCAGCCAGCGGAGCGGTGAAGGACAAAGAGCCGCTGAAGAAAGCCAAAACTCCGCAGGGTCGGTTTGACAGCTCCGAGAAGAGCCAAGATGTTCTGCAAA agTTCCCTGATGATGTTAACCCTGTAACCAAGGAGAAGGGGGGTCCTCGGGGTCCAGAGCCCACCCGCTACGGAGACTGGGAGAGAAAAGGCCGCTGTGTCGACTTCTAG
- the tlx1 gene encoding T-cell leukemia homeobox protein 1 isoform X1, with translation MHTQPDALDNDWSSSRRSPDVKNPGERRVEQPLFLAPELGARAEAMDHIGILGAHLQQHTHVEPISFGIDQILSNVEQSCMLGARMHEPDYGHGAYNSVASSGMNGGGYTYGNSGYNSTSSSCGMASLGGAYHMNMGVNANGTNVSSAGVIRVPAHRPLSCGNSSVPPVSGNINNLTALTFPWMESNRRYTKDRFTVSLSPLTVTRRVGHPYQNRTPPKKKKPRTSFTRLQICELEKRFHRQKYLASAERAALAKALKMTDAQVKTWFQNRRTKWRRQTAEEREAERQQANRILMQLQQEAFQKTINQPVTPDPLCLQNSSLFALQNLQPWTENTAKISSVSACE, from the exons atgcacacacagccagACGCACTAGATAACGACTGGAGCTCGAGCAGAAGAAGCCCAGACGTAAAGAATCCAGGGGAGCGGCGCGTGGAGCAACCTCTGTTCCTCGCGCCGGAGCTGGGGGCCCGCGCGGAGGCCATGGATCACATAGGGATTCTGGGTGCGCATCTGCAGCAGCACACGCACGTGGAGCCCATCAGCTTCGGCATCGATCAGATCCTCAGTAACGTGGAGCAGAGCTGCATGCTGGGCGCGCGGATGCACGAGCCGGACTACGGACACGGGGCCTACAACAGCGTCGCGAGCAGCGGCATGAACGGTGGCGGCTATACGTACGGTAACAGCGGATATAACAGCACCAGCAGCTCGTGTGGAATGGCTTCCCTCGGCGGGGCTTATCACATGAACATGGGCGTGAATGCCAATGGGACTAACGTGAGTTCCGCCGGGGTCATCCGTGTCCCCGCGCACCGGCCTCTGAGCTGCGGGAACTCCTCCGTGCCGCCGGTGAGCGGGAACATCAACAACCTGACCGCCCTGACGTTCCCCTGGATGGAGAGCAACCGACGCTACACCAAAGACAGGTTCACAG TGTCCCTCTCACCCCTCACTGTAACACGTCGTGTAGGTCATCCCTACCAGAACAGGACGCCTCCCAAGAAGAAGAAGCCTCGGACGTCCTTCACACGGCTGCAGATCTGTGAGCTGGAAAAGCGCTTCCACCGGCAGAAGTACCTGGCGTCTGCTGAGCGGGCCGCCCTCGCCAAAGCCCTGAAGATGACCGATGCTCAGGTCAAAACCTGGTTCCAAAACAGACGCACCAAATGGAG GCGGCAGACGGCGGAGGAGCGGGAGGCGGAGCGGCAGCAGGCCAACCGGATCCTCATGCAGCTGCAACAGGAGGCCTTCCAGAAAACCATCAACCAGCCGGTGACTCCGGACCCGTTATGCCTGCAGAACAGCTCTCTGTTCGCCCTGCAAAACCTACAGCCATGGACCGAGAACACCGCCAAGATCAGCAGCGTGTCGGCCTGCGAGTAG